The Cervus elaphus chromosome 9, mCerEla1.1, whole genome shotgun sequence genomic interval ttcctttaggattgattggttggatctccttgcaattcaagagattctcaagagtcttctccaacacccgagttcggaagcatcaattctttggcattcagccttccttatggtccaattctcacatctatatatgactactggaaaaccatagttttcactatatggacctctgttggcccCAACCATAAGATCAGGCAAAATCAAGGCTCCTAAGTCCACAAATTTATTAGACCCTCTCCCTGACATATCCAAATTTTCCACATTTCTTCTTTTGATGTTCCAACAACATCAGTATATCTCCTGCCTCCATTAGCTTCTTAAGGAATGCATGGAGGAAACCAAGATTATGGAATGGGACTCTTTATTGAAACATGACTGAGCCAAGCAAACAGCAAGATGGGTTTCAACCTCAAATTAAAATTCACTTAGCCACTGTGTTCTCTAGTCATTTTAGAATAAGTTGGTGGTTCAAGAGTCAGGCTTTCTGGTTCACCTGACATTCTGTGACTCTGGTTCATTCTAGAAATGCCAGTACAAAGCAGAAGAGACAATCACAGAAGAGAAGGAGTTCTAACAATGAGTTtcctcaaggctcctttcatgtccttgttcctcaggctgtaAATGAAGGGGTTCATCATCTGAGGAACAACAGTGTACATCATTGAAAGCACAGCAGTGTTTCTGGAAGAGTTAGTAAGAGCAGAACTAATGTACACCCCAAAACCTGTCCCATAGAAtaaggacacaactgagaggtGAGACCCACAGGTGGAAAAAGCTTTATACTTTCCACTTGCTGATGGCATTCTCAAGACAGAGGACACTATCTGAATATAAGAGAAAAGGATTCCACACACAGGAATACCCCCAAATATGCTAGTTGCCAGATATATCAGGATGTTATTGATGAGGGTATCAGAACATGCAAGCTTGATGACCTGAACAACTTCACAGAAGAAGAGAGGGATTTCCAGGTCTGTGCAGAAGGACAGCTGTAACAGCATCAGAGTGTGGAGTAGGGCgtccataataataataaacagaggGAGAAATATCACCAGCCCACAGAGGTGGGGGTTCATGATGACAGTATACCTCAGTGGGTGAcaaatggccacatagcggtcataggccatcactgcAAGGAGAGAACTTTCCAAACTAGCAAACACCAGGACAAAGCAGATCTGCGTGAGGCAGCCTGTGTAAGTGATGCTCTGACTCTGTGTTTGGATGTTTACTAGCATCTTTGGGATTGTGGTAGTGCTTAAACAGATGTCGTTAACAGACAGGTTGGagagaaagaagtacatgggagtgtggaggtgggagtcagAGCTGACGGCTAGGATGATGAGCAGATTTCCCAGGACTGTGACCAGGTACATGGACAGGAAGAGGCTGAAAAGGAAGGACCGCAGCTCTGGATCCTCTGTCACTTCCATGAGAAGAAAATCTGAAGCATGTGTTTTATTCCTCTGTTCCATACTGTGGATAAATCTGATGGGAAAGGTGGAATGACAAGACAATCAAACGTGTGTTTCCTAGACTAGAAGGAAGAGCGTCATCGGAAGCAAAAACCATCTAAAGAATAAGGGAAGCAGATTGAAAGAGGGCAATTAAAAAGATGTGCCTGGgatttctctggcagtccagtggttgagactctgcccttccaatgcagggggcgtgggttccagCCCTGTtaagggagctaagattcccatGGTGTgtggtgtggaaaaaaaaatgggtctTGTGTATGTGaattattctgtttctttaaaaacttttttttcagttaaaaaaaccTTAAGCTGATATAGCAGCATCAACAAATGTTAATTCTGGAAAGGGTTAACACGTGTCATTAAAAAATTACACTGTGTACattgttttagctatttaaaACCTGgtcattttataaaaagaaacaggGAGAGGCTGCTTGAACATTTTATCTGGATCCCCTGAGACCTCAGAGGCAGGCAATTGAGGTAATACACAGATATGTCAAGAACCAGTAACAGGATGATAAGGTGAACTTCACCAATTTTCTTACCACAAGATTGCAAGTGAATGTTAGAGAATTATAACAGTCAACCTGTTTTAAAAGAGACAGATTTCTACTCAGAAAGAGATGCTCTGGGTCATAGTAGAGTGAGTACAATATGAGTGAATGAGAGATGCTTTAGCGTTGGTGCCAAGTACAAAGAAACATGTGAAGAAGACGGCAGACAGGCAGGAGGACTGTGGGTGGCTTAGTTCTAAACCATCTGATGCAGGTACTCCCCTCACAGCTTCCCTTGGATGAGCCTATTGCATAATACCTGCCTTCATGTCCAAACATTGACTGAGAGACGTTAGGTTAGCTGGCTGGCATCACAGTGGAATGATGCTTGATGTCTTCTTTGACTTGCCACATAGGAGATGTGTCCTCAGGAATGGCAGAAGGATTGACTGAGACCAGAGCTCCTGGGCAAGAAGGACCACGGATGGGAGACGGCTTACGCGTGCTATAACTTCTCACGGAAAGGATTGTTGAATGAGGTGGTCACAGGCAGAATACTGTCTCTGTATCCCTAGAGGTTCAATTTCCAAAGCTCCTCATTAGCCAAACAATTTGCTTGTCACTGTGATCCCAGGGCAGTGCAAATCTGTAAAGACCAAGACGAGAAAGGAGGAGTCAGAGTAGCTGCTTTCCTGATCCTGTGAGACCAGTTGAATACCTTGTAGTTTTTTTCCATCTGGGTCTGCTCacctctttttctaattctttaaatATGGGCACATCATCTTTCTCTAATTGGATTCCAGTCTTCATTTTTGCAATATGAGCAAAGGAATTTCTACCTAATTAGAACTCatatgaattaaaaagaaaaagaaggacttgcctggtggtccagtggctaagactctgagctcccaatgcagggggcctgtgttctatccctggtcagggaaatggatcccacatgctgcaactaaagatcccaaatgccacgactaagaaccagtgcagccaaataaataaataaaattttaaaaaataataaaaaacaaaaagataactcATTTGAGATACCACcaacatatatttaaaagaaagagaaattaatatgTTGAAAAAAACCTCAaccaaataataaaaagacatatgtcaattaataaaatgatttttacattAGGTTTACTTGAAAGTGTATCAGTTATGATACAGATCACCAAGACTTTCATCAGAAAGTGTGTATACTTGTTTCAGACACTTTGAAGAACTCTTTGGTACAATCCAAAGGAACATCCATACCCACTTACACTCAGTAATTGCATTGCAAGCATTTATGCATGCAAGCATAAAACTTGTCTCATTTCCACCAATAAATATATACAAGAATACTCaggtttatttttaatagtgaaaaaaaattacaaacaaaattttCATCAGTATTGGGCAGGATGCTTACTTTGAAAAGACACCTCACATGATGTGAAAATACAAAGGATTAGAAATAAATTCATTACTGATATGCCCAACAGCTTGATTAAATCTCAAAGTGCCATAATGAGAGAAGCaatcaagattaaaaaaactCATACATTATATCAAACTTTAAATAAGTTTGAAAAGAAGTCAATTTATAAATTGGGCAGGAACATATATTGAGGAGATAATACAATGACATTCAGTTCTATTGCCAGTTTCCTAGgacaaatatgagaaaatattggCGATTTCATAGGATTCAACCCCAAAGAAGAATTTCAAAGAAAGTTAGTACAGGTTAAGGGTAGTATTCatactgaaagaggagagggtaTTGTGACTGTGAAACACTTCAGGTGGATTCTGTGGTAATGACATTGCTCTATTTTTAACCCTTACATATAGGTTCATATCATGTTCTTATCTATTCTTTTAAAACTACAGATATATCTTATGCACTACTTAACATATACTATATTTAAGAAGTTGGGGAAAAGCCTGCTATCTTCATAATTCTAGACACATTCTTCCATGTTGTTTAATATTGAAGTCAAGCATCTCAGATTTCGGAGGTCATCAGAATCTCataatgcttaatttttttccatttatttttgttagttggaggctaattactttacaatattgtagtggtttattaaaaatgttcattcaatgtaaaagtttttaaaattctttcaatttaaaaaaaattatttattttatttggaggttaattactttacaatattgtagtggtttttgccatacattgacatgaaccagccatgggtgtacatgtgttccccatcccgatcccccctcccacgtccctccccaccccatccctcagggtcatcccagtgcaccagccctgagcaccctgcctcatgcatcaaacctggactggagatctatttCATGTATGataatacatgtttcaatgctattctctcaattcatcccacccttgccttctcccacagagtccaaaagtctgttctatacatctgtgtctcttttgatgtctcgcatatagggtcattgttaccatctttctaaattacatatatatgtattaatatactgtcctggtgtttttctttctgacttgattcactctgtataataggctccagtttcatccacctcattagaactgattcaaatgcattctttttaatagctgagtaatattccatggtgtatatgtaccacagcttccttatccattcgtctgctgatgggcatctaggttgcttccatgtcctggctattgtaaacagagctgcattgaacattggggtacatgtgtctctttcagatctggtttcctcggtgtgtatgcccagaagtggtattgctgggtcatatggcagttctatttccagttttttaaggaatctccacacttctccatagcgactgtactagtttgcattcccaccaacagtgtaaaagggttcccttttctccacaccctctccagcatttattgtttgtagacctttggatagcagccatcctgactggcgtgtaatggtacctcattgtggttttgatttgcatttctctgataatgagtgatgcttagcatcttttcatgtgcttgttagccatctgtatgtcttctttggagaaatgtctatttagttctttggcccattttttgattgggtcgtttatttttctgggattgagcttcaggagttgcttgtatatttttgagattaattctttgtcagttgcttcgtttgctattgttttctcccattctgaaggctgtcttttcaccttgcttatagtttccttcgttgtgcaaaaggttttaagtttaattaggtcccatttgtttatttttgcttttatttccattactctgagaggtgggtcatagaggatcctgctgtgagaattctttcaatttttaagtaaaaatgggtcatactttttgaaaaatatcaaatagagTTATGGGTGTAAAAATGAATGTAGGTCCTCCACAAGTCTCTGCCAGAGGCTCAAAGTCAGTAGTTCTTGCTGGAGGTCAGAGAAATCTTAGTTAGTACAAAGGTCTCAGatgatctgtttctttttatattaaaagatggtaaacagtctgcctgtaatggggagacccaggttcgatccctgggtggggaagatcctcaggagacagaaa includes:
- the LOC122699455 gene encoding olfactory receptor 7G1-like, giving the protein MEQRNKTHASDFLLMEVTEDPELRSFLFSLFLSMYLVTVLGNLLIILAVSSDSHLHTPMYFFLSNLSVNDICLSTTTIPKMLVNIQTQSQSITYTGCLTQICFVLVFASLESSLLAVMAYDRYVAICHPLRYTVIMNPHLCGLVIFLPLFIIIMDALLHTLMLLQLSFCTDLEIPLFFCEVVQVIKLACSDTLINNILIYLATSIFGGIPVCGILFSYIQIVSSVLRMPSASGKYKAFSTCGSHLSVVSLFYGTGFGVYISSALTNSSRNTAVLSMMYTVVPQMMNPFIYSLRNKDMKGALRKLIVRTPSLL